One Paenisporosarcina sp. FSL H8-0542 genomic region harbors:
- a CDS encoding DMT family transporter, whose amino-acid sequence MPHIYYLLLLFTSLLWGGNFVVGKSLVDHASPVTLTTLRWLIAVICLIPIVWWKEKSLVLSRKAVLPLVLMGATGVVLFNLFQFLSLNFTSATNVGLISTFNMFSIALFSFVFLKEKINRFQIGSMFISFTGVLLVLTKGHVEVLFSIGFNKGDLLMMAAVCMWGVYSVISKWAMKYTTPLKATLYSGVFGVMMLIPFNMKDFAISNMDTPFIQSVLYTGVVSTVICMLLWNIAVQKIGATTSGIFLNFNPIFTAILAYLLLGERMTWIQGMGSLIVITGCLLFTYFKAKPFLGKFQLFGKKSVQVAIVRK is encoded by the coding sequence ATACCACACATTTATTATCTATTGTTGTTGTTTACAAGCTTGTTGTGGGGTGGCAATTTTGTTGTAGGGAAATCATTAGTGGACCATGCTTCTCCAGTAACGTTAACGACATTGAGATGGTTAATCGCTGTTATCTGCCTGATTCCAATTGTGTGGTGGAAAGAGAAGAGTCTCGTGCTTTCCCGAAAAGCCGTCTTGCCACTCGTATTAATGGGGGCAACAGGAGTTGTTTTATTTAACCTTTTTCAATTCCTGTCTTTGAATTTCACGTCTGCAACAAATGTAGGATTGATTTCAACATTTAATATGTTTTCCATTGCCTTGTTTTCATTCGTGTTTTTAAAGGAGAAAATCAACAGATTCCAGATAGGTTCTATGTTTATTTCTTTCACGGGTGTATTGTTGGTTCTTACAAAAGGACATGTCGAAGTACTTTTTTCCATAGGTTTCAATAAAGGCGACTTATTAATGATGGCTGCGGTATGTATGTGGGGGGTGTATTCGGTTATCAGTAAGTGGGCGATGAAATATACAACACCTTTGAAAGCTACATTGTATTCTGGGGTTTTTGGCGTAATGATGTTAATCCCATTTAATATGAAGGACTTTGCTATTAGCAACATGGATACACCTTTCATTCAATCAGTTCTTTATACCGGGGTCGTCTCTACGGTAATCTGTATGTTGTTATGGAACATAGCTGTTCAAAAAATAGGTGCAACGACGTCAGGCATTTTCCTGAATTTTAATCCGATTTTCACCGCCATTCTTGCTTATCTTTTACTAGGGGAACGTATGACTTGGATACAAGGAATGGGAAGTTTGATAGTTATCACGGGTTGCTTATTGTTTACATATTTTAAAGCGAAGCCGTTCCTAGGAAAATTCCAGCTGTTTGGGAAAAAGAGTGTCCAGGTCGCTATCGTTAGAAAATAA
- a CDS encoding Lrp/AsnC family transcriptional regulator, with protein sequence MESLISKVLDPIDIQILDILQRQANISNAELGRRVSLSPPATHARIRRLETEGYINRQVAILDQQKLGFDLLCYIFISTDIHQAEKLEILEKNLEALPAVLECHCLTGEYDYLLKVANRNRHELEQFIRKLNKLGISRIQTSLALREIKHSTVLPINNL encoded by the coding sequence ATGGAATCATTGATTAGTAAAGTACTCGATCCAATTGATATTCAAATTCTCGATATTCTGCAAAGACAAGCGAATATCAGCAACGCAGAGCTCGGTCGACGTGTCAGTCTGTCCCCCCCTGCTACGCATGCGCGCATAAGAAGGCTGGAAACCGAAGGATATATCAATAGACAAGTCGCCATTCTCGATCAGCAAAAACTCGGTTTCGACCTCTTGTGCTACATCTTTATCAGCACCGATATCCATCAGGCAGAGAAACTTGAAATTTTGGAAAAGAATTTGGAAGCCCTCCCCGCTGTTTTGGAATGTCATTGCCTGACTGGCGAATACGATTATTTATTAAAAGTAGCGAACAGGAACCGCCATGAACTCGAACAATTCATTCGCAAACTGAATAAACTAGGCATCTCTCGAATCCAGACCAGTCTTGCCTTACGGGAAATCAAACACTCCACCGTTTTGCCCATCAATAATCTATAA